The following proteins are co-located in the Candidatus Fusobacterium pullicola genome:
- a CDS encoding 1-acyl-sn-glycerol-3-phosphate acyltransferase, whose protein sequence is MLGMILATLTGLIIFIYISILYLPIIAFKDEKTAVKLAREKLKWLSKLVLKSLGVRLRVVYKNRKNINQLEREKGIIYVCNHQSNLDIPVIVSALHMDVGFVAKKEMKSWPFFNIWMRKSKCVFLNRENPREGIKDIKEAVKIIKEGYPIVIFPEGERTLDGEILRFKKGSFKLATETNGIIIPLTLKGTFDIQKRGEWKMKRNQLVTVVVDEPIYVSSLSKEELKDLSTTVREIIENNYRKIK, encoded by the coding sequence ATGTTAGGGATGATTTTAGCAACATTAACAGGATTAATAATTTTTATATATATATCTATACTCTATCTTCCTATAATAGCATTCAAAGATGAGAAAACAGCTGTAAAATTGGCAAGAGAGAAATTAAAATGGCTTTCAAAACTTGTCCTAAAAAGTTTAGGAGTAAGGTTGAGAGTGGTTTATAAAAATAGAAAAAATATAAATCAACTAGAGAGAGAAAAAGGAATAATCTATGTATGTAATCATCAAAGTAATTTGGATATACCAGTTATTGTAAGTGCATTACATATGGATGTTGGTTTTGTCGCAAAGAAAGAGATGAAGAGTTGGCCTTTTTTTAATATCTGGATGAGAAAGAGTAAATGTGTATTTCTTAACAGAGAGAATCCAAGAGAGGGAATAAAGGATATAAAGGAAGCTGTAAAGATAATAAAAGAGGGATATCCTATAGTTATTTTTCCAGAGGGAGAGAGAACCTTAGATGGAGAGATACTTAGATTTAAAAAAGGGAGTTTTAAATTAGCAACTGAGACAAATGGAATAATTATTCCCCTTACTTTAAAGGGAACCTTTGATATTCAAAAAAGAGGAGAGTGGAAGATGAAAAGAAATCAGTTGGTAACTGTAGTGGTAGATGAACCGATTTATGTATCTTCACTTTCTAAGGAGGAGCTTAAAGATTTAAGTACAACAGTAAGGGAGATTATTGAAAATAACTATAGAAAGATAAAATAA
- a CDS encoding RecX family transcriptional regulator — protein MRYSLKGNKVYFDEFFYLDLNKQTIQEFNLKDREEITLEEYRELVRRRAESMGYFLLNKRDYSEKELYLKLLSKYREKDIIKFVIEKFIELGYLNDYDYAESYINSHNYSKKKLEFMLIQKGIKGSVIKELLADHNSQELEEIRKQWERLGNKDKEKKILSLMRKGFGYSDIQKVIKDLE, from the coding sequence ATGAGGTATAGTCTAAAGGGAAATAAGGTATACTTTGATGAGTTTTTCTATTTAGATTTAAATAAGCAAACTATACAGGAGTTTAATCTAAAAGATAGAGAGGAGATAACTTTAGAAGAGTATAGAGAGCTTGTGAGAAGAAGAGCAGAAAGTATGGGATATTTTTTGCTAAATAAAAGAGATTATTCAGAGAAGGAGCTATATTTAAAGCTCCTCTCTAAATATAGGGAAAAGGATATCATAAAATTTGTAATAGAAAAATTTATTGAGTTAGGTTATCTAAATGATTATGACTATGCTGAAAGTTACATAAACTCCCACAATTATAGTAAGAAAAAATTGGAGTTTATGTTGATACAAAAAGGTATCAAAGGTAGTGTAATAAAAGAATTATTAGCTGATCATAACTCTCAAGAACTAGAGGAGATAAGAAAACAATGGGAGAGATTGGGTAATAAAGATAAGGAGAAGAAGATACTATCTTTAATGAGAAAGGGATTTGGATATAGTGATATTCAAAAGGTAATAAAAGATTTAGAGTAA
- the recA gene encoding recombinase RecA produces MAKAKDEVNDREKALEMAMKQIKKDFGEGSIMKLGSNQSMAVETISTGSINLDLALGQGGVPRGRIVEIYGAESSGKTTIALHIAAEAQKMGGIVAFIDAEHALDPVYAKALGVDVDELLISQPDYGEQALEIADMLVRSGAVDLVVVDSVAALVPKAEIDGEMSDQQMGLQARLMSKALRKLTATLNKSKTTMIFINQIRDKIGGFGFGPQTTTTGGKALKFYASVRMEVKRVGSVKQGDEAIGNETVVKITKNKIAPPFKEATFQIMYGKGISRVGEILDIALEYDIVAKSGAWFSFGDIRLGQGKENVKARLESEPELLSAIEAEVMKVMKPHSAKEDDGEESLEGVQEGALNFDEV; encoded by the coding sequence ATGGCAAAAGCAAAAGATGAAGTTAATGACAGAGAAAAAGCACTGGAAATGGCAATGAAACAGATAAAAAAGGACTTTGGTGAAGGATCTATTATGAAATTAGGATCTAACCAAAGTATGGCAGTAGAAACTATATCTACAGGAAGTATTAATCTTGATTTAGCTTTAGGTCAAGGTGGAGTACCAAGAGGAAGAATAGTAGAGATATATGGAGCTGAAAGTTCAGGAAAGACAACAATAGCTCTTCATATAGCAGCAGAGGCTCAAAAAATGGGTGGAATAGTTGCCTTTATAGATGCTGAGCACGCTTTAGATCCAGTTTATGCAAAGGCTTTAGGTGTGGATGTAGATGAGCTTTTAATCTCTCAACCAGATTATGGGGAGCAAGCTTTAGAGATAGCTGACATGCTTGTTCGTTCTGGAGCAGTTGACCTTGTTGTAGTTGACTCAGTAGCTGCACTTGTACCAAAGGCAGAGATAGATGGAGAGATGTCAGATCAACAGATGGGATTACAGGCAAGACTTATGTCAAAGGCTCTAAGAAAACTTACAGCTACACTGAATAAATCTAAAACTACTATGATATTCATCAACCAAATAAGAGATAAGATTGGTGGATTTGGATTTGGACCTCAAACTACTACTACTGGAGGAAAAGCTCTAAAATTCTATGCTTCAGTAAGAATGGAAGTAAAGAGAGTGGGAAGTGTAAAACAGGGTGATGAAGCAATAGGAAATGAAACTGTTGTAAAGATTACTAAAAATAAGATAGCTCCTCCATTTAAAGAGGCTACTTTCCAAATTATGTATGGTAAGGGAATATCTAGAGTTGGAGAGATTTTAGATATAGCTCTTGAGTATGATATAGTTGCAAAATCTGGAGCTTGGTTTAGTTTTGGAGATATCAGACTAGGACAAGGAAAAGAGAATGTAAAAGCTAGACTTGAGAGTGAACCAGAATTACTATCAGCAATAGAGGCGGAAGTGATGAAAGTTATGAAACCACATTCTGCTAAGGAAGATGATGGAGAAGAGAGTTTAGAGGGTGTTCAAGAGGGAGCATTAAATTTTGATGAGGTATAG
- a CDS encoding glycosyltransferase family 9 protein: MSSIGDIILTTPVLKSFKRKYPNSQIDFIVMEQFKDAISGLDYIDNIITFDKKRDDGVANIKKFADRLKGNGYDFVFDLHSKFRSKIIAKRLGVKTFTYKKRAWWKTLLVKLRLIKYKVDDTIIKNYFGAFKDFGLEYIGEDLDFATTPKAELDEYVGLPVLAPRASKNTKEWTAESFGKLAKLIFEKYGLKSILIGGKGDIPRCEEINRISENSCIILAGKLSLKESGALLSRAKFLVTNDSGPFHIARGVKCKTFVIFGPTSPGMFDFGKDDTLIYAGVECSPCSLHGDKKCPKGDFKCMESITAENVLESIDKKINWEE, translated from the coding sequence ATGAGCTCAATAGGAGATATAATTCTTACAACTCCTGTATTAAAATCCTTTAAGAGAAAATATCCAAATTCACAGATAGACTTTATTGTGATGGAGCAGTTTAAGGATGCTATATCTGGACTAGATTATATAGATAATATAATCACCTTTGATAAAAAAAGAGATGATGGAGTGGCAAATATAAAAAAGTTTGCTGATAGATTGAAGGGAAATGGATATGATTTTGTATTTGACCTTCATTCAAAATTTAGATCTAAGATAATAGCAAAGAGATTGGGAGTAAAGACATTTACCTATAAAAAAAGAGCTTGGTGGAAAACTTTATTGGTAAAATTGAGATTGATAAAGTACAAGGTAGATGATACTATTATAAAAAATTATTTTGGGGCTTTTAAAGATTTTGGATTGGAATATATAGGTGAAGACCTTGATTTTGCAACTACACCTAAGGCTGAACTAGATGAGTATGTGGGATTACCAGTACTAGCACCTAGAGCATCTAAAAATACAAAGGAGTGGACAGCTGAAAGTTTTGGAAAATTAGCAAAACTTATCTTTGAAAAGTATGGTCTAAAGAGTATACTAATAGGAGGTAAGGGAGATATTCCAAGATGTGAGGAGATCAATAGAATAAGTGAGAATAGTTGTATAATATTAGCTGGGAAACTTTCATTAAAAGAGAGTGGAGCACTTTTATCTAGAGCAAAATTCTTAGTAACTAATGATTCAGGACCTTTTCATATAGCAAGAGGGGTAAAATGTAAAACTTTCGTAATATTTGGACCTACAAGTCCGGGAATGTTTGACTTTGGCAAAGATGATACTCTTATCTATGCTGGGGTGGAGTGTTCACCTTGTAGTTTACATGGGGATAAGAAGTGTCCAAAGGGAGATTTTAAATGTATGGAAAGTATAACAGCAGAAAATGTTTTGGAGAGTATAGATAAAAAAATAAATTGGGAGGAATAA
- a CDS encoding lipopolysaccharide core heptose(II) kinase RfaY codes for MKKVRYGKDILYYNDEKYLKLYDKIKNTCYNIERVFKNDQRSYVALIEIDGEKYVLKRPIEKNRRKWQRFLSIFRGNESRREFENIQRINELGFNGATPYLAMEKKCGPCVVDSYLIYSYIKGKEGTTKDIDLISKELRKIHSRGYLHGDSQVMNFLIDGESVYLIDTKLMRNRYGKFGEVFEFIYLEESCDRDIEYDRESIYYKGAITLKRYLIWFAKFKKRLRGKK; via the coding sequence ATGAAAAAAGTGAGATATGGAAAGGATATTTTATATTACAATGATGAAAAATATCTAAAACTATATGACAAAATAAAAAACACCTGTTATAATATAGAGAGAGTCTTCAAAAATGACCAAAGAAGCTATGTAGCATTGATAGAGATAGATGGAGAAAAATATGTTCTAAAAAGACCTATTGAGAAGAATAGAAGAAAGTGGCAGAGATTTCTATCTATATTTAGAGGAAATGAAAGTAGAAGAGAGTTTGAAAATATTCAAAGGATAAATGAGCTAGGCTTCAATGGTGCTACACCATATTTGGCAATGGAGAAAAAATGTGGACCATGTGTGGTAGATTCATACCTTATCTACTCCTATATAAAGGGAAAGGAGGGAACAACTAAGGATATAGATTTGATATCTAAGGAGCTTAGAAAGATCCACTCTAGAGGTTATCTTCATGGAGATTCACAGGTTATGAACTTCTTAATAGATGGAGAGAGTGTATACCTTATAGATACTAAACTGATGAGGAATAGATATGGAAAATTTGGAGAGGTATTTGAGTTTATATACTTAGAGGAGAGTTGTGATAGGGATATTGAGTATGACAGAGAGAGTATATACTATAAAGGAGCTATCACGTTAAAGAGATATCTAATATGGTTTGCTAAATTTAAAAAGAGATTGAGAGGTAAGAAGTGA